Within the Corynebacterium sp. sy039 genome, the region ACTATGGCGAAAAACTTAGGCAAAAAACTCAAAAAAATCACAGGAAAAAGAATCTGATGGGCGTCGTAGGTGCACAATGAGGCAAGAGATAAGAAAAGGGAGAGGGTGACGAAAAAGTAAACACAATATGAAAGAAGATCGGATTGCGCTTGTGTTGGTATTAGTATGTGTGGAAGTTTGTCGAAAACAGAAAGCGCTATAGTCGCTAGAATAAAGTTCTATTGTTATCAATAAAAATAAATAGGAATGGTCATGTCGTCGCACCCAGGAACACAAGAGCACTTAGAACACAACAAGACAACACAGCTCGCACCCCCACAAACACTGAAAAAAGCAGGGGTTATTGCCATTGCACAATCAATGCTAGGGATCGCCTTTGCAGCGTTTTTAATTATTCGAGAAATATCTGGACTTCATGACGAGTCACTTGTCTATGAGACTAAAGCTAACGACCTCACGCATACCGGAGTAGGTTATGGTACCGCACTATTTTTTATCATTGTATTTGGTGTGGTGATAATCGCTGCAGCCATGATGATTAAAGGGAAACGATGGGGGCGTGGACCAGTGCTTATGCTTGAATTACTCTTACTACCCATCAGCTACTATATGTGCACCGGTGGGCAAATTATCGCTGGGATCATTACTGCTTTATCTGCCCTCATAGCGCTCGCTTTGTTATTTAGTGCGCCAACCTTGCAATGGTTAGCGCACACTACTCGTAGCGCACAATGAAAGAGCAAGTGATGAGACAGGAAAGCAGGAGCAGAGGCACCTCGCCTTTCAGGTAAGCGTTAAGTAAGCGGTAGGAGCTTTTCGCCGTGCGCAAAAGTAGCTCGCACAGTGTGATCCTTATTGAGCGCCACAATATCTGCTCGTGCCCCTGGCTCCAACCTACCACGATCAGGCAATCCCAATAATTGGGCTGCGCGCGTCGACGTAAAACGAACCGCATCAGCTATACCATGCCTGGAAGCAAAGCGTGCAAATTGCTGAGCAAGTGTTGACGTCCCACCAGCAATAGTGTGCGTGCCCTGGGCATAGGCATCAGCTAAAAATGCGCCGCCTTGCTCTACTACAACTGATAAAGAACCAAGCTGATAGTGACCGTCAGGCATTCCGGCAGCTTCCATCGCATCAGTGACCGCAATGGCGTTATGCGGATAACTCATATCCACCACAGCATCATGAAGATGAACTCCATCAGCTACTAACTCACAGAACACCTTATTTTCTTGAGCAGCATTAAGCAGTGCTACCGTTGCACCGGGGGTGCGATGATGAATAGGGGGCATAGCATTAAACAGATGCGTCGCACTGACTGTGACACCCAATTGCCGAGCCTTATCAATCACTGCCAGGGTGCTGTGATAATCAGCATCTGTATGCCCAAGACTAGCAATGACATTATGCTTGGCGCACAGGTCAAGCAGTTCATCAATATGATCAGTCTCTGGGGCGAAAGTAATGGAGCGCAAAAAGCCCTGCGCATTATTGATAACCTTTTCTAAAATTTCAGGATTGCCTGGAATAATGTGGTGTGGATCTTGAGCGCCGCACTTATGCGCACAAATAAAAGGCCCTTCCATGTGGATGCCGTAGATTTCTCCTTCTTGCGCAAGACGGGCAAGAATGCGCGTTTGAGCATATAGCTGTTGCTCTGATGCAGAAACCAAACTGGCGAGCAATGTTGTCGTACCATGACTGCGATGAAAGCGAGCTGCACGTTTGCAATCCTCATAGTCCCCATTGGGAAAAGAACCATGAAACCCACCATGATTATGCACATCAATGAAACCTGGTACTAGCAGGGGTAACGATGCGGCTTGTTGCTCATTTTCTGGTTCATACTCGCTAATATCAATGATCTGTCCTGATTCAATACGTATGGTATGTGCCTGCATTTTTTCATCAGAGCAGTCAGAGTAGCCAGAATATAAATATCCGTTAATCATATGTGAATCAGTCATCATCAACCTCTTATTGTGCCTTTGTTGTGCATCATTATGTATGATTGCGCATTATTGCGCCTGAAGAATTGCAACTGTATCTCCGCGCTTTTCGACGACATACTCGCCAGCGAGAGCAAGAGAAACATCCCCATCATAAGTACCACGATCGACAGGAATAATTCTTTCGATTGCATAAGTATCAGGATTAGCGACCGCAATACCGCTGCGAATAGGTAGTAGTAAAGAACCCTCTACTGCAGCACCAGTGCCAATAACATTGCTGAAAATATGCAGCAGTTTTTGCGTGCTAGGGTCAAAAAGATAGAGGGAATGACCGTCGAACCAGCTCATGTGATGAGGTAAATCAGCGGTTTTGGGATTAAACACATGACTATCGGGATCAACAACAAGTTCTGGTGGCGTGGAGATTTTTGTTCTGGCAGTGACTTGACCATCTTTTTGGTAGCTTATGATGCTTGGTTGAGGACCAGGAACATATACTGCAGCTCCTTCCTGTCCAATGGATACAAGCTGTGCCTGAGGATTATCTAGTTTTACTTCATGCTCTATTTTTGGTTCTCGAGAATCCTCAGGTGTAGTTTTCTGAAAACGTAACCACGCTTGACCATCACATATGTCTACGCTCGCCAACAGTTCTGTGCGGGTAAGCGCGGAGGCGATTGTACAATTTTCATGTGGCTGTTGATTAGGTTCTTGTTTCGCAGGGATTTTTCCGTATTCGACTGTCCGAACAAAATCACTAGGTCGCCATAGCTCTAATCGCGTGGAGCTTACGACTCCAACATAGGAATTAGACCGCAATAGCGCACTATGTTCGCTGGCAATAGCACTGCGCGTACCTGCATAATCGCCAGTTGTGGCATCAATACCTACGACATCACCGCATCCGACACCAGTAGCAAAGACCAGAACAACTTT harbors:
- a CDS encoding N-acetylglucosamine-6-phosphate deacetylase, with amino-acid sequence MTDSHMINGYLYSGYSDCSDEKMQAHTIRIESGQIIDISEYEPENEQQAASLPLLVPGFIDVHNHGGFHGSFPNGDYEDCKRAARFHRSHGTTTLLASLVSASEQQLYAQTRILARLAQEGEIYGIHMEGPFICAHKCGAQDPHHIIPGNPEILEKVINNAQGFLRSITFAPETDHIDELLDLCAKHNVIASLGHTDADYHSTLAVIDKARQLGVTVSATHLFNAMPPIHHRTPGATVALLNAAQENKVFCELVADGVHLHDAVVDMSYPHNAIAVTDAMEAAGMPDGHYQLGSLSVVVEQGGAFLADAYAQGTHTIAGGTSTLAQQFARFASRHGIADAVRFTSTRAAQLLGLPDRGRLEPGARADIVALNKDHTVRATFAHGEKLLPLT